CCTCGCGGCCAATCAGAATTGTGAACCTGCACAGGCGGAGATGGAAAAAAAGATCGTGGCCGCCGTCGAAAAGCTTGGCGGAAAGGTTGAACGCGCCCATTCTTACGATCCTGAAAAGCGGCACGGTTTTATCGACAGCCAGAAATACGGCATCGCGGTTTTTAATCAAATTCCCGCGAAAGCGCCGGTTATCGTGGCCGAAGCGGTTTGGCAATACAGCCATCACATTCTGCCCGGGTTGTTTATGCACAAAGGCCCGATTTTGACGGTGGCGAATTGGAGCGGGCAGTGGCCGGGGCTCGTGGGCTTGTTGAATCTCAACGCCTCACTCACCAAGGCTGGCGTGAGATATTCCACGCTGTGGAGCGAGGATTTCACCGATCGTTTTTTTCGCAAAGGTTTGCAGCGTTGGATTCTGAAGGGCAACATTGAACACGACGACTCGCATGTGACACCCTACAAAGAGGCGAGCATACCCAAAAAGGCGGAAAGCATCGGCAAAAAATTTGCACAGGCTTTTCGCCGGAAGAAGGCCATTCTCGGCGTGTTTGATGAAGGTTGCATGGGCATGTACAACGCGATTATTCCCGATGAATTGCTGCATCCCACCGGCGTGTTCAAAGAGCGGTTGAGCCAATCGACGCTGTTCGCCAAAATGCAAACGATATCACCTCACGAAGCGCGCAGTGTGTATGAGTGGCTGCTGGCCAAAGGTATGAAGTTTGATTTCGGCAAAAATGACGCAACGGAGTTGACGGAAGCGCAAGTTCTTGAACAATGCAAAATGTATATCGCGGCTTTGCGGCTGGCGGATGAATTTGGCTGCGCCGCGATCGGCATTCAATATCAGCAAGGCTTGAAAGATCTCACGCCGGCGTCGGATTTGGTCGAAGGGCTTTTGAACAATGTTGACCGTCCGCCGGTGTCTCATGAAGAAACTGGAAGGGAATTATTTCAAGGCGAGGCGCTGCCGCATTTCAACGAAGTCGACGAGTGCGCGGGATTGGATGCGCTGGTGACGTATCAGCTTTGGCGCGAGCTGGGTTTTCCGCCGGAAAATACGTTGCACGATTTGCGTTGGGGCCGGCATTATCGAGGCGAGGGCATCGACGATTTTGTCTGGGTGTTGGAAATCTCCGGCGCGGCGCCGCCGGCGCATTTCATTGACGGCTACAAAGGCGCTTCAAGTGAGCGCCAGCCGCCGATGTATTTTCGTCTTGGCGGCGGCTCATTGAAAGGCATCAGCAAACCTGGTTTCATTGTCTGGAGCCGCGTCTTCGTCGCCAACGACAGGTTGCAGTACGACACCGGCCTCGCCGAAGTGGTGAAACTGCCGGATGAGGAAACCCAAGAGCGCTGGCGCCTCACCACGCCGCAATGGCCGATCATGCACGCCGTGTTAAAAGGCATCACCCGTGACCAAATGATGGCGCGCCACAAGTCGAATCATATTCATGTCGTTTATGCGCCCGATCTGAAAAGCGCCCGAACCGGCATGTTCGCCAAAGCCGCCGCCATGCGGGAACTCGGTTTGCGCGTGCATTTCTGCGGCGATATTTAATCCGCTTGCGATATGTTCAAATAAAGCAGAAGCAGCGCCGCAATTTTCTCCGGCGGGTCTTGAGGGCGAATGTCGAGCCATTCCACGCCGTTCATCTTGCGAAACCAGGTCATTTGCCGCTTGGCGTAATGGCGGGAATGCTGTTTGATCAGTTCGACCATCTCGTTGTAGGAAATCTCGCCGCCCAGGAATTGAAAAACCTCCTGGTAGCCAACGGTATTGAGCGCATTCAGCGCCGGCGAGTAACCCATTTCCAACAAGCGTTTGCATTCATCAACCAAGCCTTCGGCGAGCATTTTGACGACGCGCTGGTTGATGCGCGCATACAGATCGGCGCGCGGCATGTTGAGGCCGATAACGCGATACACAAACTCCGCCGGTTCGTTGAGCTGCTGCCGCACTTCGCTCGGCAGCTTGCCGCTGGCATAATAAATTTCCAGGGCGCGGACGATGCGATGGCCATCATTCGGATGCAAACGCGCCGCAGTGTCTGGATCGATTACCTTCAATTCCGCATGAAGCTTTGCACTGCCCTCGGTTTCGGCGCGACGTTTCAGTTGCGCTCGTATTTCGTGATCGGAAACTTTCGGCGCGAAAAATCCTTCGAGCAGAGCACGCAAATAAAGTCCGGAGCCGCCGACCACGAGCGGCCAATTTCTCCTGGCTAGGATTTCATCAATCTTCTTGCGGGCTTCTTCACCAAATTCGCCGGCGCTGTAAACGCGGTCGGGATCGTGCAGGTCGATGAAATGATGCCTGATTTCCCGGCGCATTTGCGGCGAAGGCTTGGCCGTGCCGATGTCCATGTATTTATACACCTGCCGCGAATCCGCCGAGATAATCTCCGCCGCTTCCGGCAGTTGCTTGGCCAATTCGCATGAAACCGCGGTTTTGCCCACGCCGGTGGGCCCGACGAGGATGATGGCGAATGGCTTAGTTGATGAGGACATACAACAAAAGTGACATCATAAAGATTTGTCGCTATGTTTCTAACCAAATTTTTTCCCCAACCATCATTTTGCCCCGATGCGTGTCGCGCCACTTATCTGAAATGCCCATCTGGTATTTGATCGTGGCTTTGGGCGATACCCCAAAGACGCTTGCAATTTGAGCGCCGGTCAACAAAATAAGCGTGGTGACTTTGAATTGCGGAGGAGGAGCAAGGGCAATGAGATAACGAATTTGATTCACTTTGAGCTTGATTTTTCGATTCCAGGTTTCATTAATAATTTCATCAGAGCCGGGGTGATAACGTCCGAAATCAACTGTGATGTTTTTGCCGGTGTGATGTTTGATCTCCATTGCCTGGTGTCGAATATCCGGGAAAAGCCCAGCGCCGGGAGGATAATTGTACCCCAATCGTTTCGCAACCTCAAATTCAAACCAGTGGCCTTTGGGACGAACTTCTAAAATTCGTCCGTTTGCATCAGTTGGCACATCTATATCCATCAAATCTTCAATGAGGATGGCAATTTCTTCAAGAGTATAAAACAAGTCATCTTCAGAAGGTTGGTTGGCAAGAACATTTGCGTCTTCGAGATCTTTTTGATAGATCAGCTTATTTTTAGCGCGCGCAGCTTCCAAAAGTTTTTTTCTATTGTTCTTCATCACTAAATCCTTATACTGAGGGGGGAATACGATTTCATTTCAAGGTTGCTTCAATCTCATTGATTTCTGAAGTGTCCAACTCAAAAATGTCATAAACCAGGCGATCAATTTCATTTTCCAATTCGCTGATGTCATTTAGCGAAGAGAGTGTTTCAAGGCGGCGCGCATGATCAGCAAGTTTATGGACGAGCGCGTGCTCACTGTATAACGCTTTTGGTATGGGATATTGTTTCAGATAAGTTGTCCAGTAACGGAACCGCTTTGCATAAAGAACGTTGCCGCTGGTTATTTTATGAAAATATTCGATCAGCTTGGAATTAAGCAGGGCTAACACAGCGAAATTCATTTCCAGCGACTGGTCTTTTAAAATAATATAAAAACAGGTGCCATTGACAAAGAAGCCTTTGCGGTCGAGCGCAAAACGATTTGTGGAAGAAATATCCGGCGTAATAATTTTAGTCTTCGCAAAATCCGCCGGTGATTGATGTACCCAAATTTCATACCATTGGCGGCCGGCTTCTTGAAGATAGGAACGCGAAGCCAATTTTTCACAATGCAATTGAAGATACTTCTTCACATAAGGAAAACGATTTAAATCAACCGGCATAAGCTTCCCATTGACTTCCTCATGCGGATAAAGTACAAAATTATCTTTTTCGCTATGCCATCGAATCGACCAGCGGTCAATATTGTGGCTTTCCAAAACCGGAAAAATAAGTTCGTCTTCAAGTTTGTTTGCTTGAATAAATACCAACTTCATCGGCTTGACAAAGACGTCGTCTGCCGTTGTCTTTAAACCAACACTGACTTTTTCCGCAATGTCTTTGAGCCTTCCTTTCGCATGCGCTCTAATCTTTTCGAGAATGTATTTCTCTGATGGAGGGTGAAACGTCCAAACTGCGCTGGTTTTTGATGGTTGGGTAGTAAGAAATTTTTGAACTTTAAAAACACGTTGCTGAATTTCAATTTCTTGCGAAATTGGCAGCTTCATATTTTGCAATGTCTCAAATATATCCGCGACCTGCTGCGCCTGCGATGAACTGGTTTTTATTTCAGTGGCAGAGCTGAAGATCATCTGATGCGATAAATCACGACCGCGTTTCAAAATCAAAATCATTGGTAAAATTGCAGCTTCGAACAGCTTGGTATCAGCGAGGTCAATAATTTCTTCAATGGTGAAATGATTGAGAATATACTGGCGCAATTGCCGCGCACCGTTCGTGGAAAGTAGCTTGTTCGATACAATGAATCCGAGTCGCCCGCTATCTTTCAACAAAGTGGCGCCGAGTTCGATAAATAAATTGGCAATGTCAAAACGACCGCTTGCGGTTTGGAAAAAATTACTGTATTTTTGGCGGCGTTCTAATGGAAAGATGTTCTGAATGCGTATGTAAGGCGGGTTTCCAACAACACAATCAAAACCCCCGTTCGCCGTCACTTCTGGAAAAATCAGCTTCGTTGGATTCTCTTCGAACCCCAAAGTCAGTTGCTCATTGTTCTTTGTTAATAGATCAAGCGCATCACCAGTGAAAAAATGGTTTGTTATCCTTGCATTGCGGACGCCAAACTTCGCGGCCTTCTGCAATAAACTTTGCTGCGCCGCTGCTATTGCAGCGGCGTCGATGTCAATGCCGTACAGACAGTTTTCTAATACGGCACGTGCCACGTGCGGACGAATGACCCCTTCTTTTTTCTGCCGCGCTGCGCAAATAGCATCAAACGCTTTGAGCAAAAAAAGCCCTGAACCACAAGCAGGATCTATAACGCGAAATTGCCGGAAATCATCGACACAATCAATGGCAGCGCCAATCGTTTTTTCAATAATATATCCGATAACATTATCTGGCGTGTAATGTGTCCCGGCAAGCTTGCGTTCGCTTGCTGAATACGTGGCTTCATAAGCCCGAGCCATGTTTTCGATAATCATAATTTTGTCCACGCTCTGGTAAAATAAAAATTTTTGACCTATTCTTTTATCTTCTGCAGCCGCTCCAAATCTTCGTCACGGCCGAGCAGAACCAGGCCATCGCTGTCTTTGATGAGCTGGGTGGCTTTGGGAACGACAGTGACGCGCTCGGGCACGACTTCCTTGACCATGATGACCTGCACGTTGTATTTGTTGGTGAGGTCAAGCTCGGCCAGGGTCTTATTGACAAACGAACTGGGTGGCGCCCATTCGATAATGCTGTAGCCTTCGGCGATTTCGAAATATTCCAAAATCGAGCTGCGCTCCAAACGGGCCGCCAAACGCTCGGCCATGTCTTTCTCCGGAAAGATCACTTCGCTGGCGCCGATGACGTTGAGGATTTTGCCGTGATCTTCGCTCATGGCTTTGGCAATGATCTCGGTCACGCCGAGCTCGCGCAGATAGTAGGTCACGAGAATGCTGGCGTCCATTTTATCGCCGAGGCTCACAACGACGGCATCCGCTTCCGAGATGCCGAGATTTTTGAGCACGTCTTTGTCGGTGGCATCGGCGATGATGGCTTTTTCGACAAACGGTTTGACATCGTCAATTTTGGCTTCGTTGCTGTCAATCGCCATCACCGATAATTTGCGATCGGTCATGGCGCGACAGAGAAAATAGCCAAAGCTCGACATTCCAATTACAGCAATTTTTCGCATAAAAAAGTCAGCTAATTTGCCAGTTGGGCTGTTGGCCTGTTAGCCGGCTAACTGGCAAAGCGGCTAACAGGCAAACCAACGCTTTTATCCAACCAAAAAGGTTTCGCTTGCATATTTATAACGGCGGCTGACGGCTTTGGTAACGGCGATGGCGACGGTGAGCGGCCCGACGCGTCCGAGAAACATCACCAGCGTAATGACGATTTTGCCAACATCTGACAGCGCCGGCGTAACACCTGTGCTCAAGCCAACTGTGCCAAATGCGGATATGGTCTCAAAGAGAATGCTGATGAATTGGCCGCGGCTTTCTTTCTGAGCGACGCCGCCAAGCTCGCTTTCCAGCAGGCAAAAGGTGAAAAAGATGATGGTCAAGATCGCAAACAAGGAAACCGAAATGGCCTTGGACACCACACTATCGGGAATGCGGCGTTGCAGCAAATTGACTTCCTGCTGGTCGCGAAATCTTGCCCAGGCGAGACCCACGAGCACGGCGAAGGTGCTGGTCTTGATGCCGCCGGCGCAGGAGCCGCTGGAGCCGCCAATGAACATCAGCATGATGACAAAAAACAAAGTGGCATTCGTCAGTTGATCGAACGGCACGGTGTTGAAGCCGGCGGTGCGCGGGGTGATGGATTGAAAAATGCTCGCCAGAATTTTAGCCGGCCAATCTAGGGGCTGCAGCACGTTTTCAATTTCAAAAAGGAAAAAGCCGATGGCGCCGCCAATGATCAACATGGAAGTCACCAGCAGGGTCAGGCGCGTATGAAAGCTCAGGCTTGTTCCGCGCCGGCGTCCGCGGCGCAAGAAAAATTCGCCGAGATCATAGTACACGACGAATCCCAATCCGCCGCAAACGATCAACAGGCAAATGACAAGATTGAAATACCAGTCGGATTGAAAACGGAGGAAATTGTCGGCGTACAATGAGAATCCGGCATTGCAAAACGCCGAGATGCTGTGAAAAACACTATAATACACCGCCAGGTTGGGCGAATAAAAATCATCGAAGCGAAAATACAACAACACGGCGCCGGCTGCTTCGATGCCCAACGTGACGACGATGATTGACTTCAACAAGGCGCCGAAATCGCCCATGGGCTGCTGGCTGAAGGTTTCCTGCAAAATATTCTGGCCGCGAAACGAAATGCTGCCGCCGACGACGAGAATGAAAAACGTCGAAAAGGTGATGATGCCGAGGCCGCCGGCCTGAATCGCGATCAACAACACGATCTGCCCAAAGCGGGTGAGCTGCGAGCCGACATCAAAAACTGTCAAGCCGGTCACACAACTTCCCGAGGTGATGGTGAAAAGCGCATCGATAAAACGAATCGGCCCGCCGGTGCTGGATTGCGGCAGCATGAGACCGGCGGTGCCGGCGCCGATCAGCAGAATAAAGCTGATCACCAACATGCGCGCCGGCTGGCGAATCACGTGCAGACGAAACCACCTGAGCGCTTGATCACGCCAATTCAGCGACGAAGCGAGAACCCGGGCGAGTTTGTGGTGATAAGGACTAATGCAAAATTCTCCGAATAATTCAAACTTTCTCTTGGCAACGGCTAAAAAATTAGTTAAATTTCTGACAAAAAGCAAGCAAGAACCGATGAGCTGAGATCAAAGCAAATTTACCGGCTGGGAATTCGAGCAACGCGCAAAAATGATCGATGCAAATCGCGAGAGTTTCTTTTCACGAACTAAAAACTTTCAGATTTTTCATTGGGCAGGCACATGGAATACAAAATTCGCATGACGGATTTGCCGAAGGATCAGCGGCCGCGCGAGCGGCTGATTCAACTTGGCGCCGAAAGTTTGTCGGATGCGGAGTTGCTGGCGATTATTTTGCGCACGGGCGACGGCAAGCGCTCGGCGCTGGATTTGGCGTTTCATCTGCTCGATCGCTGTCAAGGCTTTCGCGGCCTTGATGCAATCAGCATCGAGGAACTGTGTGAGATTCGCGGCCTGGGCCCGGCCAAAGCCGCGCAAATCAAAGCCGCGCTTGAAATCGGCCGCAAACTGGCGGAAGAAAAACAGCCCGAGCGCAAACACATCCGAACCAGCCAGAATGTTTTCGATCACCTGCACGACCGTCTGCGCAATCAGCCGCGCGAGATTTTTATCATGTTGCTGTTGACGATGCAAAACAAGCTGATCAAAGAGCACAAGCTGTTCGAAGGCACGTTGAACCAAAGTCTGGTCGCGCCGCGCGAAGTGCTCAAAGAGGCGATCAACGGCAAGGCGGCGTCGGTGATTTTCGTGCACAATCATCCCAGCGGCGAGCCGCTGCCGAGCGCCGATGACCGGCAGATCACCAGGCAGCTCGCCGAAGCGTGCAAAAGCGCCGGCATTGGCGTGCTCGATCACGTGATCATCGGCGACGGCAAGTTTTTCAGTTTTGCGGATGAAGGACTCTTGTAGCTTGTAGCTGGTTACTGGTTTCTTGTAGTTGGTTTTCGTGCAACTCTCACGATTCAATGAGCACCGAGCAACAACAGACAAGCAATGAACGACCCCTTGCCAGCTATCAGCAACAAGAAATCGAGGTGAAAACTTGAGCAATCAAACACAAAAAATCCACATTCTCCCCGAAGATCTGGTCAATAAAATCGCCGCCGGTGAAGTGGTGGAACGCCCGGCTTCAGTCGTGAAAGAGTTGGTCGAGAACGCCATCGATGCGGGCGCGACGGAAATTTCGGTGATCGTCAAGGAAGGCGGGCGGGCGCTGATTCAAGTGGTGGACAATGGCAGTGGCATGAGCCGCGAGGATGCTTTGCTGGCGTTTCAGCGCCATGCAACGAGCAAAATTGCCAGCGCCGAGGATTTGGAGGCGATTCGCACGCTCGGCTTTCGCGGCGAAGCCCTGGCCAGCATCGCTGCGATTGCGCGCGTTGAAATGCGCACGATGGAAGCCGGCGCGAGAGAAGCGACGTGGTTGAAAATTGAAGGCAACGCCCCGCCGGAAGTGAGCATCGGCTCGGGAACGCCGGGAACCAACCTGGCGGTGAAAAATCTTTTTTTCAATACGCCCGGGCGCCGCAAATTTCTGAAATCGGCGACAACAGAATATCGCCAAATTATCGCGGTGATGTACCGCTTTGCCATCGCGTTTCCAAACGTGCAATTTACGTTCGTGCACGATGATGAAATTATTTTCGACATGCCGCCGGCCGCGAGTTTGAACGAACGCCTCGTGACTTTGTTCGGCAGTCGCTTGCGCGAGGCCCTGATCGAGATCAAAGAAAAAAGCCCGGCGGTGGAAATTTCCGGCGTGGTCGGCAAGCAGAGCACGGTGCGGCAGGCGCGCGGTGAGCAATATTTGTATCTTCATCAGCGCTACATCACCGACAAGTCGCTGCACCACGCCGTCATTTCGGCGTACGGAGAAATTCTCGCACATGGCGGATTTCCGTTTTATGCGATTTTTCTGAAAGTCGATCCGGCGCGCGTCGATGTCAATGTTCATCCCTCAAAAATGGAGGTCAAATTTGCCGATGATCGGCTGATTTACGCGATTCTTCGCAACACCGTGCGCCGCAGCCTGAGCTCGGCGGCGGTCGTTCCGGTTGAAACGAATTTGGGCCACGCGATTCCGGAGATGAATTGGCCTGCCGCGCCGGAAATGCCGGCCTCGGAGAATGAAGCACCGCCGCTGCACTTGACGCCGCCACTATCGAATTTTCGCGTGCAGCACCCCGGCCGGCAACTGGGATTCAATCTTGCACCTCCCTCCCCTGCCGTGCCGCAATCCGTCACGCCCGCTCAGCTCCGCGGCGATTCGACTCCGGATCTCGGACAAGATGAAATCAAAATCTGGCAAATTCACAATCGTTACATTTTGTCGCCGAACAAATCAGGATTGGTGATCATCGATCAGCACGTGGCGCACGAGCGCATTTTGTACGAGCAGGCGCTGGAGATGTTTGAAAAGCAAAACCCTGCCCCGCAGCAATTGCTGTTTCCGGTTTTGGTGGAATTGAGCGTCGAAGATTTTGAGCTGCTCACGGAATTTTTGCCGTTTCTCGAGCGGCTCGGTTTCATCATCAAATATTTTGGCCGGCAAACGATGATGATCGAAGCCGTGCCTTCCGGCGCGCGTTATGCCGGTAATTTGCAAGACGGCAAAATTTTGCTGCAGATCATCGATGATTTTCGGCGCGGCAAGCGCGAAAAAT
This genomic stretch from candidate division KSB1 bacterium harbors:
- the mutL gene encoding DNA mismatch repair endonuclease MutL; amino-acid sequence: MSNQTQKIHILPEDLVNKIAAGEVVERPASVVKELVENAIDAGATEISVIVKEGGRALIQVVDNGSGMSREDALLAFQRHATSKIASAEDLEAIRTLGFRGEALASIAAIARVEMRTMEAGAREATWLKIEGNAPPEVSIGSGTPGTNLAVKNLFFNTPGRRKFLKSATTEYRQIIAVMYRFAIAFPNVQFTFVHDDEIIFDMPPAASLNERLVTLFGSRLREALIEIKEKSPAVEISGVVGKQSTVRQARGEQYLYLHQRYITDKSLHHAVISAYGEILAHGGFPFYAIFLKVDPARVDVNVHPSKMEVKFADDRLIYAILRNTVRRSLSSAAVVPVETNLGHAIPEMNWPAAPEMPASENEAPPLHLTPPLSNFRVQHPGRQLGFNLAPPSPAVPQSVTPAQLRGDSTPDLGQDEIKIWQIHNRYILSPNKSGLVIIDQHVAHERILYEQALEMFEKQNPAPQQLLFPVLVELSVEDFELLTEFLPFLERLGFIIKYFGRQTMMIEAVPSGARYAGNLQDGKILLQIIDDFRRGKREKLEIRDNVARSYACHTAVRAGDRLTAVTMQALISQLFTTKSPYFCPHGRPVMIQIPLEELDKRFGRT
- a CDS encoding N-6 DNA methylase, producing MIIENMARAYEATYSASERKLAGTHYTPDNVIGYIIEKTIGAAIDCVDDFRQFRVIDPACGSGLFLLKAFDAICAARQKKEGVIRPHVARAVLENCLYGIDIDAAAIAAAQQSLLQKAAKFGVRNARITNHFFTGDALDLLTKNNEQLTLGFEENPTKLIFPEVTANGGFDCVVGNPPYIRIQNIFPLERRQKYSNFFQTASGRFDIANLFIELGATLLKDSGRLGFIVSNKLLSTNGARQLRQYILNHFTIEEIIDLADTKLFEAAILPMILILKRGRDLSHQMIFSSATEIKTSSSQAQQVADIFETLQNMKLPISQEIEIQQRVFKVQKFLTTQPSKTSAVWTFHPPSEKYILEKIRAHAKGRLKDIAEKVSVGLKTTADDVFVKPMKLVFIQANKLEDELIFPVLESHNIDRWSIRWHSEKDNFVLYPHEEVNGKLMPVDLNRFPYVKKYLQLHCEKLASRSYLQEAGRQWYEIWVHQSPADFAKTKIITPDISSTNRFALDRKGFFVNGTCFYIILKDQSLEMNFAVLALLNSKLIEYFHKITSGNVLYAKRFRYWTTYLKQYPIPKALYSEHALVHKLADHARRLETLSSLNDISELENEIDRLVYDIFELDTSEINEIEATLK
- the radC gene encoding DNA repair protein RadC — translated: MEYKIRMTDLPKDQRPRERLIQLGAESLSDAELLAIILRTGDGKRSALDLAFHLLDRCQGFRGLDAISIEELCEIRGLGPAKAAQIKAALEIGRKLAEEKQPERKHIRTSQNVFDHLHDRLRNQPREIFIMLLLTMQNKLIKEHKLFEGTLNQSLVAPREVLKEAINGKAASVIFVHNHPSGEPLPSADDRQITRQLAEACKSAGIGVLDHVIIGDGKFFSFADEGLL
- a CDS encoding fucose isomerase, with product MKIIHLVANGDLRLAANQNCEPAQAEMEKKIVAAVEKLGGKVERAHSYDPEKRHGFIDSQKYGIAVFNQIPAKAPVIVAEAVWQYSHHILPGLFMHKGPILTVANWSGQWPGLVGLLNLNASLTKAGVRYSTLWSEDFTDRFFRKGLQRWILKGNIEHDDSHVTPYKEASIPKKAESIGKKFAQAFRRKKAILGVFDEGCMGMYNAIIPDELLHPTGVFKERLSQSTLFAKMQTISPHEARSVYEWLLAKGMKFDFGKNDATELTEAQVLEQCKMYIAALRLADEFGCAAIGIQYQQGLKDLTPASDLVEGLLNNVDRPPVSHEETGRELFQGEALPHFNEVDECAGLDALVTYQLWRELGFPPENTLHDLRWGRHYRGEGIDDFVWVLEISGAAPPAHFIDGYKGASSERQPPMYFRLGGGSLKGISKPGFIVWSRVFVANDRLQYDTGLAEVVKLPDEETQERWRLTTPQWPIMHAVLKGITRDQMMARHKSNHIHVVYAPDLKSARTGMFAKAAAMRELGLRVHFCGDI
- the miaA gene encoding tRNA (adenosine(37)-N6)-dimethylallyltransferase MiaA, translating into MSSSTKPFAIILVGPTGVGKTAVSCELAKQLPEAAEIISADSRQVYKYMDIGTAKPSPQMRREIRHHFIDLHDPDRVYSAGEFGEEARKKIDEILARRNWPLVVGGSGLYLRALLEGFFAPKVSDHEIRAQLKRRAETEGSAKLHAELKVIDPDTAARLHPNDGHRIVRALEIYYASGKLPSEVRQQLNEPAEFVYRVIGLNMPRADLYARINQRVVKMLAEGLVDECKRLLEMGYSPALNALNTVGYQEVFQFLGGEISYNEMVELIKQHSRHYAKRQMTWFRKMNGVEWLDIRPQDPPEKIAALLLLYLNISQAD
- a CDS encoding TrkH family potassium uptake protein; the encoded protein is MIRQPARMLVISFILLIGAGTAGLMLPQSSTGGPIRFIDALFTITSGSCVTGLTVFDVGSQLTRFGQIVLLIAIQAGGLGIITFSTFFILVVGGSISFRGQNILQETFSQQPMGDFGALLKSIIVVTLGIEAAGAVLLYFRFDDFYSPNLAVYYSVFHSISAFCNAGFSLYADNFLRFQSDWYFNLVICLLIVCGGLGFVVYYDLGEFFLRRGRRRGTSLSFHTRLTLLVTSMLIIGGAIGFFLFEIENVLQPLDWPAKILASIFQSITPRTAGFNTVPFDQLTNATLFFVIMLMFIGGSSGSCAGGIKTSTFAVLVGLAWARFRDQQEVNLLQRRIPDSVVSKAISVSLFAILTIIFFTFCLLESELGGVAQKESRGQFISILFETISAFGTVGLSTGVTPALSDVGKIVITLVMFLGRVGPLTVAIAVTKAVSRRYKYASETFLVG
- a CDS encoding TrkA family potassium uptake protein, producing MRKIAVIGMSSFGYFLCRAMTDRKLSVMAIDSNEAKIDDVKPFVEKAIIADATDKDVLKNLGISEADAVVVSLGDKMDASILVTYYLRELGVTEIIAKAMSEDHGKILNVIGASEVIFPEKDMAERLAARLERSSILEYFEIAEGYSIIEWAPPSSFVNKTLAELDLTNKYNVQVIMVKEVVPERVTVVPKATQLIKDSDGLVLLGRDEDLERLQKIKE